Sequence from the Microbacterium faecale genome:
GGGATCAGCGCGCGGCGGTGACCGGAGCGGCGAACACGCTGCTCCCGACTGAGGAGGGACTGCGCGCCTACAACACCGACGTCGGCGGCATCGTCCGCGCGCTCGACGAGCTCGATCTCGCGGCGTCGCGGACCGTCCGGATCGTTGGCGCGGGAGCGACGACCATCTCGGCCGTGGCCGCCCTCGCGGAACTCGGAGTCGCCCAGGTCGAGGTCGCCGCACGCCGTCCCGAGCAAGCCGCCGCCGCGGCGGACGTGGGCACCGGACTGGGCCTGTCCGCACGCGGCGTCTCCTTCGACGCCGTCGCCCGTCCTGTCGACCTGACGATCGCGACGCTGCCCGGCGGCGCCGAGCTCGCGCCGGACGTCACCGACCGGCTCGCCGCGAACGGAGGGGTGCTCTTCGACGTTGCATACAGCCCGTGGCCGAGCGCCCTCGCTTCCGCATGGCCGGCGCCCGCCCACCGCGGCCTGGGCATGCTCCTGCACCAGGCCGTCCTCCAAGTGCGGATCTTCCTCACCGGGAACGTGGACGAACCGCTGCCCGATGAGCCCCGCGTCGTGAGTGCGATGCGAGACGCTCTAGGCTAGGAGCCATGCTCCGCGTGCTCACCGCCGGCGAATCGCACGGCCCCGAACTCATCGCCATCATGGAGGGACTCCCCGCGGGAGTCCCCGTCTCGATCGACGACATTCAGGCCGACCTGCAGCGCCGAAAGCTCGGCTATGGCCGCGGCTCGCGGATGAAGTTCGAGCAGGACGAGCTCACGCTCTCCGGCGGCGTGCGCCACGGCCTCAGCATGGGCAGCCCCGTCGCGATTCGCGTCGGCAACACCGAATGGCCGAAATGGACCGAGGTGATGAGTGCCGAGCCGACCGAGCTCAGCGCGATGTCGCGCGGTCGGGGAGCGCCGCTGACGCGCCCTCGTCCTGGTCACGCCGACCTCGTCGGCATGCAGAAGTACGGCTTCACGGAATCTCGACCGATCCTCGAGCGCGCCAGCGCGCGCGAGACGGCGGCGCGCGTCGCGCTCGGAGCGGTCGCCCGCTCCTTCCTCTCCGAACTCGGGATCCGGCTCGTCGCGCACACGCTGTCAATCGGCCCCGTCGCGGTTCCTGACGACGCACCTCTTCCCACGCCCGACGACGTCGAGCGCCTCGATGCGGATCCGCTGCGCTGCTTCCACTCGGCTACGAGCGAGCGCATGGTCGCCGAGATCGACGACGCCAGGAAGTCGGGCGACACGCTCGGCGGCATCGTGGAGGTCATTGCCGTGGGCCTGCCGCCGGGGCTGGGCTCGCACGTGCACTGGGACCGTCGCCTCGACGGCCGGCTTGCGCAGGCGCTCATGAGTATCCAGGCCATCAAGGGCGTCGAGATCGGCGACGGCTTCGAGACGACGCGGCGGCGCGGTTCCGCTGCGCACGACGAGCTCTACGCGTCGGCGGACGGGATCTCGCGTGGCTCCGATCGCGCCGGCGGCACCGAGGGCGGTATGTCGACGGGCACGACGCTGCGCGTGCGTGCCGGCATGAAGCCGATCGCGACCGTCCCGCGCGCGCTCGACACGATCGACGTCGCGACGGGCGAGACCGCCAGTGCGCACCACCAGCGCTCGGATGTGTGCGCGGTTCCGGCGTCCGGTGTCGTCGCGGAGGCCATGGTCGCGATCACGCTGGCCAGCGCCATCCTCGAGAAATTCGGAGGCGACTCGGTCGACGAGACGCGCCGCAACCTCACCGCGTACCTCGACGCGATCCCCGAGACGCTTCGGACGACGGGCCGGTCGATGAGCGATGAGTGACGGCCGCGCCTCGGTCGCCTTCATCGGTCCGATGGGATCAGGGAAGACGAGCATCGCGCGGCGGGTCGCGAAACGTCTCGACGTGCCCTTCGCCGACACCGACGCGATGGTCGTCGCCGAGCACGGTCCCATCGCCGACTTCTTCTCTGAGCATGGCGAGGCGGCCTTCCGTCGCGTCGAACGTGATGCGGTCGTCGACGCCCTCACCCGAGGCGGCATCGTCGCGCTCGGCGGGGGAGCGGTCGTCACCGACGAGACTCGCGAGGCGCTCGCGCATCACCACGTGGTGCTCCTCACGGTCTCCGAACGCACCATTCGGTCGCGCATCCGAGGCGCCAAGCGCCCGCTGCTCAACGCCGCCGACCCCATCGCGGAGTGGAGCCGGATCGCCGCCGAACGCCGACCGATCTATGAGGCGCTCGCGGACGTGACTTTCGATACCTCGAGTGGTCCGCTGCGCCTCGTCGTCGACTCCGCCGCGGAGTGGGCGGCTGATCGACTCGGCATCGCCATCGACAGAAGGGACACCGCATGAGCGAGAAGACCGTGATCCGCGTCGAAGGAGAGCCCGGCTACGACGTGCTCGTCGGCACGGGACTGCGACACCAACTGCGTGATTCGCTCCCTCCGGAGGCGAAGAAGGTGCTGATCGTCCATCAGCCGACGCTCGGCCGCATCGTCGCGGACATCCGCGAAGAACTCCTCGCCGACGGCGACCTCGAGGTCCTGCTCGCCGAGATCCCCGACGCGGAGGGCGCCAAGCGCATCGAAGTGGCGTCGTTCCTCTGGGGAATCCTCGGACAGGCGGACTTCACCCGCACGGACGCGATCGTGGGCTTCGGCGGGGGAGCGGCGACCGACCTCGCCGGCTTCACGGCCGCGACGTGGCTGCGCGGCGTGGCGGTCGTGCAGGTGCCGACCACCGTGCTCGGCATGGTCGACGCGGCTGTTGGCGGCAAGACGGGCATCAACACAACCGAGGGTAAGAACCTCGTCGGTGCGTTCTGGGCGCCGCGCGCGGTGATCTGCGACCTGGAGCTGCTGGAGCCGCTTCCGGTCAACGAGCTGACCGCCGGATTCGCCGAGGTCTTGAAGGCCGGCTTCATCCGGTACCCCGAGATCCTCGACCTCGTCGAGGCCGACCGCGAGACCGCGCTCGACCCGTCGTCGGAGCAGTTCCGCCGCTGCATCGAGCTCGCGATCCGCATGAAGGCCGATGTGACGGGCGCCGACTTCCGCGAGTCGGGGCTCCGGGAGATCCTGAACTACGGCCACACCCTCGGTCACGCGATCGAGCACGCTGAGCGTTACCAGTGGCGCCACGGGGCGGCCATTTCGATCGGCATGATGTTCGCTGCGGAACTCTCGCGCCTCGCGGGGCGACTGAGTGACGACGCGGTCGATCGGCATCGCCGGATCCTCACCGACCTCGGCCTGCCCACGACGTACCGAGCGGGAGCGTGGAACCAGCTGCTCGCGTCGATGCAGCGCGACAAGAAGACGCGGGCCGGCCAGCTGCGCTTCATCGTGCTGGACGAGTTCGGCAAGCCCGCCGTGATGCAGGCGCCCGACCAGTCACTGTTGTTCGCGGCGTACCAGGAGATCGCCGAGGAGAGCACCGGCGGGATCGTGCGCACCGGATCACGGTAGAATCACCCGTCGGGCCTTCGGCCCGCACGGCTTGGCACACGACGGAAACGGAACCTCATACCCATGGCATCGACCGCAGACATCCGCAACGGCGTCGTTCTTTCGATCGACGGACAGCTCTGGAACGTTGTGGAGTTCCAGCACGTCAAGCCGGGCAAGGGCGGTGCGTTCGTGCGCACCAAGCTCAAGAACGTCGTGTCGGGCAAGACCGTCGACAGGACGTTCAACGCCGGTGCGAAGGTCGACATCCAGAACGTCGACCGTCGGGATTTCCAGTACCTCTACAACGACGGCGACAGCTTCGTCTTCATGGACGTCGAGGACTACGACCAGATCAACGTCACCGACGCCGTCGTGGGCGATGCGGCGCGCTTCCTCCTCGAGAATATGCAGGTGCAGATCGGCATGCACGATGGGCAGCCGCTCTACCTCGAGATGCCGCCGTCGGTCGTGGTGGAGATCACCTACACCGAGCCCGGCCTGCAGGGCGACCGGTCGAACGCCGGCACGAAGGCCGCAACGGTCAGCACGGGCGCCGAGATCCAGGTGCCGCTGTTCCTTAACGAGGGCACGAAGGTGAAGGTCGACACCCGCACGGGCGACTACCTCGGCCGCGTGAACGACTGACGGTGAGCGCACGCACCAAGGCGCGCCGCCGCGCGCTGAACATCCTCTTCTCGGCCGACATCCGCGGCGACGCGATCTCGGTCGCGCTGGACGCGGAGGCCGTTCGCGCCGCCAACGAGCCCGAGCGCGCCGCGTCGTGGCTCTACGCGCGCGAGATCGTCGACGGCGTCATCGACCACCTCGACGAGATCGATGAGCTGCTGACGACGCACAGCCGCGACTGGCGCATCGAGAGGATGCCGGCCGTCGACCGCGCCGTGCTGCGACTGTCGACGTGGGAGTTGGTCTACAACGACGAGATCGACGTCGCCGTCGCGATCGATGAGGCAGTCGAACTCGTGAAGGATCTCTCGACGGACGGATCCGGTGCGTTCGTGAACGGCGTGCTGGCGCGCATCGCGCGCGCGAGTTGACGTAGACTGATTCGCGCAGCCCTGCACCTTTAACACCGTCCCGTGAGGCGGAGAAGGGAGCGGCAGATGAGCACGAGAACTGTGCTTCATGAAGCCGATATGGCGCGCGCTCTGACGCGCATCGCCCACGAGATCCTCGAATCGAATCGGGGTCCGGACGGCCTCGTCCTTCTCGGCATCCCCACCCGCGGCGTTCCCCTCGCCGACCGGCTGGCGGCGCTCATCGAGCGCTTCGCTGGCCAGCGGGTGCCGACTGGTCAGCTCGACGTGACCATGTACCGCGACGATCTGGCTCAGCACCCGACGCGTGCGCCCCGACCGACCTCGATCCCGAGCGGCGGCATCGATCGCGCGACCGTGGTCCTCGTGGACGACGTGCTCTACTCCGGCCGCTCGATCCGCGCCGCGCTCGACGCCCTCGGCGACATCGGTCGACCTGCGACCGTACGTCTCGCGATCCTCGTCGACCGCGGGCATCGCGAGCTGCCGATCCGGCCCGACTTCGTCGGCAAGAACCTGCCATCGGCGCGCTCCGAGCGCGTGAACGTCGCACTCACCGAGATCGACGGCGTCGACGAGGTCACGATCGAAGGGGCGGACCGATGAAGCTGCGGCGAGGCACGAACGGCGGGATCCGCTGATGCGGCACCTCCTCGACACGCGCACGCTGAGCCGTGACGCCGCGATCCGGATCCTCGACGTCGCGGAGGACATGGCCGCCACGCAGTCGCGCGACGTCAAGAAGCTGCCGACGCTGCGCGGCAAGACCGTCGTCAACCTCTTCTTCGAGGATTCGACGCGCACCCGGATCTCGTTTGAGGCCGCAGCGAAGCGGCTGTCCGCCGACGTCATCAACTTCTCCGCGAAGGGCTCGAGCGTCTCGAAGGGCGAGAGCCTGCAGGACACGGCGCAGACGCTCCAGGCCATGGCCGCCGACGCGGTCGTGGTGCGCCACGGTGCGTCCGGCGCGCCGCGGACGCTCGCCACGAGCGGCTGGATCGACGCGGGCGTCGTCAACGCCGGCGACGGCACGCACGAGCATCCGACGCAGGCGCTCCTCGACGCGTTCACGATGCGCCGCCGTCGACACGGCGACGCGGGGCGGGGACGCGATCTCGACGGCTACCGCGTCGCGATTGTCGGCGACGTCCTGCACTCCCGCGTCGCGCGTTCGAACGTGTGGCTGCTTGACGCGCTCGGCGCCGACATCACGCTCGTCGCGCCGCCGACGCTCGTCCCGCAGGACGTCTCGCGCTGGCCCGCCCGCATCATCTACGACCTCGACGAAGCCGTCGACGCCTCGCCGGACGCGATCATGATGCTCCGCATCCAGTCGGAGCGCATGACCGGATCGTTCTTTCCGAACGAGCGCGAGTACGCCCGGCAGTGGGGCCTCGATCCCGTCAGGTTCGCGCGGCTCTCGGGCGATACGATCGTGATGCACCCCGGGCCGATGAATCGCGGTCTCGAGATCTGCGCCGAAGCGGCCGATTCGCCGCGCGCGACGATTCTCGAGCAGGTCGCGAACGGCGTCTCGGTGCGGATGGCTGTGCTGTATCTGCTGCTAGCTGGAGAGCTCTCCGGCCCCGACACGAAGGAGAACCGATGAGCGACGTGCTCTTGATCCGCGGGGCCGCAATCGAAGGCGACCAGCGCGCCGACATCCTCATCGAGGGCGACGTCATCGTCGAGGTCGGCGCGGGGATCGAGCGCGCGGGCGCACGCGTCATCGACGCGGACGGTCTCATCGCCCTCCCGGCGCTCGTCGACATGCACGTGCACCTCCGTGAGCCCGGCTTCGAGGCGAGCGAGACAGTGCTGACGGGCACGCGCGCGGCAGCGGCCGGCGGCTTCGGCGCGGTCTTCGCGATGCCGAACACGAACCCGGTCGCCGACACCGCCGGCGTCGTCGAGCAGGAGTTCGCGCTCGGCCAGGCCGCCGGTTACGCGACGGTGCAGCCCATTGGCGCCGTGACGGTCGGCCGGCAGGGCGAGCGGCTCGCAGAACTCGGCGCCATGGCCGCCTCGCGCGCCGGCGTGCGTGTCTTCAGCGACGACGGCACGTGCGTCGCGGACCCGCTCATCATGCGCCGCGCGCTCGAGTACGTGAAGTCGTTCGGCGGCGTCATCGCGCAGCATGCGGAGGATCCGCGGCTCACCGAGGGCGCGCAGATGAACGAGGGCGCCGTCTCGGCCGAGCTCGGGCTCGCGGGCTGGCCCGCGGTCGCCGAGGAGTCGATCATCGCGCGCGACGTGCTCCTCGCCGAGCATGTCGGCTCTCGCCTGCACGTGTGTCACCTCTCGACCGCCGGGTCCGTCGACATCATCCGATGGGCCAAGAAGCGCGGCGTCGACGTGACCGCCGAGGTGACGCCGCATCACCTGCTCCTGACCGAGGAGCTTGTGCGCGGGTACGACGCGACGTTCAAGGTCAACCCGCCGCTGCGCCGCGAAGAGGACGTCCTCGCCGTGCGCGCGGGCCTCGCCGACGGCACGATCGATATCGTCGCGACCGACCACGCCCCGCACACGCACGAGACGAAGTCGACCGAGTGGGCGGCGGCCGCACACGGGATGGTGGGGCTCGAGAGCGCCCTGCGCGTCGTGCACGAGACGATGGTGTCCTCGGGCCAGCTCGACTGGTCCGACGTCGCGCGCGTGATGTCGCGGACGCCGGCGCGCATCGGTTCCCTCGCGGGCCACGGCACGCCGATCGCCGCGGGACAGCCGGCGGAGATCACGCTGTACGACCCCGCGCCGAAGGCCGAGTTCTCGACCGCCGATCTGCGGGGGCGCAGCAGGAACTCGCCGTTTACCGGTCGCGTGCTCCCGGGCAGCGTTCGCTGGACGATCCACCGAGGCCGCCCCACGCTCGCCGACGGCGCGCTGGTCGACCTCGAGGTGGCCGAATGAGCCCCGCAGGCGCCGTCGCCGTGATGATCGCGGTCGCCGTCATCGCGCTCGGTCTCATGGCGTGGGGCTGGGTCCGTAGGTCGCGACGCGACCGGAGCGTGGCCGTGCCACTCGGCGACGCCGTCGGCGAGACGACGTTCTCCGCATCGGCGCTGTACGTAGCGACCACCGTGCACGACGACCCGCTCGACCGCATCGTCGCCCGCCCTCTCGCGTTCCGGGCGCGCGCCGACGTCACCGTGACGACAAGCGGCCTCGGCCTCGCTCTCGCGGGAGAGCCGGCCGTGTTCATCCCCGCGCGCGCGCTCGTCGGGGCCGGTCGCGCGACGTGGACGATCGACCGCGTGGTCGAGACGGACGGACTCGTGCTCGTCGCGTGGACCGCTGGCTCTCGCACGCTCGACACCTATATCCGGCTCACGGACGACGACCCTGCCGCGTTCGTGGCGGCCATCGACGACATCTCCGCATCGACCACCACAGGAGCGACATCATGACCCCCACCCGTTCCCGCTCACCGCTCCTCGACCGGGACCCGGCCGTCCTGGTCCTCGAGGACGGCTCGCGTCACGAGGGCTACGCGTACGGCGCCCGCGGCACGACGATCGGCGAGGTCGTCTTCACGACGGGTATGAGCGGCTACCAGGAGACGCTCACGGATCCGTCCTATGTCGGCCAGATCGTGCTGCAGACCGCGCCGCACATCGGCAACACCGGTGTGAACCACGACGACCCGGAATCGCGCCGCATCTGGGCCGAGGGGTACATCGTCCGCGACCCCTCGCGGATGGCCTCGAGCTGGCGCGCGGACGGCACGCTCGACGACGCGCTCGAGCGCGACGGCATCGTGGCGATCGCCGGCCTCGACACCCGGGCGATCACCCGCCGCATCCGGTCCGAGGGCTCCATGCGCGGAGCGATCTTCTCCGGCGACGCGGCGAGCCAGCACGCCGACGAGCAGCTCGCCGCCGTGCGCGGATCCGCCAAGATGGCCGGGCGCAACCTCTCCCGCGAGGTCTCGGTGGACACGGCCTACATCACGCCGGCTGTCGGGGAGCGGATCGGGAACCTCGCGGTGCTCGATCTCGGCATCAAACAGGCGACGGTCGACAACCTCGCGCGACGCGGGTTCGACGTCCACGTGCTCCCGCAGTCGTCGTCCTATGAGGACGTGCAGGCGACGGACCCGGTCGCGCTGTTCTTCTCGAACGGCCCCGGCGACCCCGCCGCCTCCGACACCCACGTCGAGCTGTTGCAGCGGGCGCTGCGCGACGGGCTGCCGTTCTTCGGCATCTGCTTCGGCAACCAGCTGTTCGGTCGAGCGCTGGGCCTTGACACGTACAAGCTCCCGTTCGGTCATCGCGGGGTCAACCAGCCCGTGCTCGACCGATCGACAGGCCGCGTCGAGATCACCTCGCACAACCACGGCTTCGCCGTGGACGCGCCGCGCGAGGGAACCTTCGACAGCCCGGCGGGCTTCGGACGCGTCGAGGTGAGCCACATCGGCCTCAACGACGAGGTCGTCGAGGGACTCCGTGCCCTCGACATCCCCGCGTTCTCGGTGCAGTACCATCCCGAGGCCGCCGGCGGTCCGAACGACGCCAACTACCTCTTCGATCGCTTCCGCGATCTCGTCCTCGACCGCCTCAGCAAGAAGGGCGCACATGCCTAAGCGCGACGACATCTCCTCCGTTCTCGTCATCGGA
This genomic interval carries:
- a CDS encoding shikimate dehydrogenase family protein, yielding MTTHRLEVWGDPIGHSRSPVLHAAAYRTLGLDWLFTRREVPLGRFDRALADASVRGLAVTYPLKQRAHDAAPWRDQRAAVTGAANTLLPTEEGLRAYNTDVGGIVRALDELDLAASRTVRIVGAGATTISAVAALAELGVAQVEVAARRPEQAAAAADVGTGLGLSARGVSFDAVARPVDLTIATLPGGAELAPDVTDRLAANGGVLFDVAYSPWPSALASAWPAPAHRGLGMLLHQAVLQVRIFLTGNVDEPLPDEPRVVSAMRDALG
- the aroC gene encoding chorismate synthase, translated to MLRVLTAGESHGPELIAIMEGLPAGVPVSIDDIQADLQRRKLGYGRGSRMKFEQDELTLSGGVRHGLSMGSPVAIRVGNTEWPKWTEVMSAEPTELSAMSRGRGAPLTRPRPGHADLVGMQKYGFTESRPILERASARETAARVALGAVARSFLSELGIRLVAHTLSIGPVAVPDDAPLPTPDDVERLDADPLRCFHSATSERMVAEIDDARKSGDTLGGIVEVIAVGLPPGLGSHVHWDRRLDGRLAQALMSIQAIKGVEIGDGFETTRRRGSAAHDELYASADGISRGSDRAGGTEGGMSTGTTLRVRAGMKPIATVPRALDTIDVATGETASAHHQRSDVCAVPASGVVAEAMVAITLASAILEKFGGDSVDETRRNLTAYLDAIPETLRTTGRSMSDE
- a CDS encoding shikimate kinase — protein: MSDGRASVAFIGPMGSGKTSIARRVAKRLDVPFADTDAMVVAEHGPIADFFSEHGEAAFRRVERDAVVDALTRGGIVALGGGAVVTDETREALAHHHVVLLTVSERTIRSRIRGAKRPLLNAADPIAEWSRIAAERRPIYEALADVTFDTSSGPLRLVVDSAAEWAADRLGIAIDRRDTA
- the aroB gene encoding 3-dehydroquinate synthase; amino-acid sequence: MSEKTVIRVEGEPGYDVLVGTGLRHQLRDSLPPEAKKVLIVHQPTLGRIVADIREELLADGDLEVLLAEIPDAEGAKRIEVASFLWGILGQADFTRTDAIVGFGGGAATDLAGFTAATWLRGVAVVQVPTTVLGMVDAAVGGKTGINTTEGKNLVGAFWAPRAVICDLELLEPLPVNELTAGFAEVLKAGFIRYPEILDLVEADRETALDPSSEQFRRCIELAIRMKADVTGADFRESGLREILNYGHTLGHAIEHAERYQWRHGAAISIGMMFAAELSRLAGRLSDDAVDRHRRILTDLGLPTTYRAGAWNQLLASMQRDKKTRAGQLRFIVLDEFGKPAVMQAPDQSLLFAAYQEIAEESTGGIVRTGSR
- the efp gene encoding elongation factor P, whose protein sequence is MASTADIRNGVVLSIDGQLWNVVEFQHVKPGKGGAFVRTKLKNVVSGKTVDRTFNAGAKVDIQNVDRRDFQYLYNDGDSFVFMDVEDYDQINVTDAVVGDAARFLLENMQVQIGMHDGQPLYLEMPPSVVVEITYTEPGLQGDRSNAGTKAATVSTGAEIQVPLFLNEGTKVKVDTRTGDYLGRVND
- the nusB gene encoding transcription antitermination factor NusB — its product is MSARTKARRRALNILFSADIRGDAISVALDAEAVRAANEPERAASWLYAREIVDGVIDHLDEIDELLTTHSRDWRIERMPAVDRAVLRLSTWELVYNDEIDVAVAIDEAVELVKDLSTDGSGAFVNGVLARIARAS
- the pyrR gene encoding bifunctional pyr operon transcriptional regulator/uracil phosphoribosyltransferase PyrR; protein product: MSTRTVLHEADMARALTRIAHEILESNRGPDGLVLLGIPTRGVPLADRLAALIERFAGQRVPTGQLDVTMYRDDLAQHPTRAPRPTSIPSGGIDRATVVLVDDVLYSGRSIRAALDALGDIGRPATVRLAILVDRGHRELPIRPDFVGKNLPSARSERVNVALTEIDGVDEVTIEGADR
- a CDS encoding aspartate carbamoyltransferase catalytic subunit, translating into MRHLLDTRTLSRDAAIRILDVAEDMAATQSRDVKKLPTLRGKTVVNLFFEDSTRTRISFEAAAKRLSADVINFSAKGSSVSKGESLQDTAQTLQAMAADAVVVRHGASGAPRTLATSGWIDAGVVNAGDGTHEHPTQALLDAFTMRRRRHGDAGRGRDLDGYRVAIVGDVLHSRVARSNVWLLDALGADITLVAPPTLVPQDVSRWPARIIYDLDEAVDASPDAIMMLRIQSERMTGSFFPNEREYARQWGLDPVRFARLSGDTIVMHPGPMNRGLEICAEAADSPRATILEQVANGVSVRMAVLYLLLAGELSGPDTKENR
- a CDS encoding dihydroorotase — translated: MSDVLLIRGAAIEGDQRADILIEGDVIVEVGAGIERAGARVIDADGLIALPALVDMHVHLREPGFEASETVLTGTRAAAAGGFGAVFAMPNTNPVADTAGVVEQEFALGQAAGYATVQPIGAVTVGRQGERLAELGAMAASRAGVRVFSDDGTCVADPLIMRRALEYVKSFGGVIAQHAEDPRLTEGAQMNEGAVSAELGLAGWPAVAEESIIARDVLLAEHVGSRLHVCHLSTAGSVDIIRWAKKRGVDVTAEVTPHHLLLTEELVRGYDATFKVNPPLRREEDVLAVRAGLADGTIDIVATDHAPHTHETKSTEWAAAAHGMVGLESALRVVHETMVSSGQLDWSDVARVMSRTPARIGSLAGHGTPIAAGQPAEITLYDPAPKAEFSTADLRGRSRNSPFTGRVLPGSVRWTIHRGRPTLADGALVDLEVAE
- a CDS encoding PH-like domain-containing protein; the encoded protein is MSPAGAVAVMIAVAVIALGLMAWGWVRRSRRDRSVAVPLGDAVGETTFSASALYVATTVHDDPLDRIVARPLAFRARADVTVTTSGLGLALAGEPAVFIPARALVGAGRATWTIDRVVETDGLVLVAWTAGSRTLDTYIRLTDDDPAAFVAAIDDISASTTTGATS
- the carA gene encoding glutamine-hydrolyzing carbamoyl-phosphate synthase small subunit, with the translated sequence MTPTRSRSPLLDRDPAVLVLEDGSRHEGYAYGARGTTIGEVVFTTGMSGYQETLTDPSYVGQIVLQTAPHIGNTGVNHDDPESRRIWAEGYIVRDPSRMASSWRADGTLDDALERDGIVAIAGLDTRAITRRIRSEGSMRGAIFSGDAASQHADEQLAAVRGSAKMAGRNLSREVSVDTAYITPAVGERIGNLAVLDLGIKQATVDNLARRGFDVHVLPQSSSYEDVQATDPVALFFSNGPGDPAASDTHVELLQRALRDGLPFFGICFGNQLFGRALGLDTYKLPFGHRGVNQPVLDRSTGRVEITSHNHGFAVDAPREGTFDSPAGFGRVEVSHIGLNDEVVEGLRALDIPAFSVQYHPEAAGGPNDANYLFDRFRDLVLDRLSKKGAHA